The Diadema setosum chromosome 12, eeDiaSeto1, whole genome shotgun sequence genome has a segment encoding these proteins:
- the LOC140235879 gene encoding uncharacterized protein has translation MAKHHLVTSVVGTAPNVQGWKGEDMLLRCDIKEEPQFVYWEKESFLNPEQKTRKAGYFDGNFESLEERFDIDRNFSLAISSLDVADEGRYNCQVLLKNSESLENSTIITISSMASRHTIAECADRSQSRQSRCTYQSPSNTPSFTLTCVVSGFKPNVSMLWTEESGKRLISVVSQQITLSDGTYERFETITVSTNHGTGQTFMCVAAGDSLNGTSTRKITVLPLSVSGKRVNSSLIIGLTIGMPVVIVILFLSFGKYLQSKHPDYLPRKGCGWNPCWRRPNIPERFHEEEELMLESPSLTEEQIQQCKEELKEYYRMSRSKVMVDPLNFMECVELDDIYTNLSLIDQSSKRKTPITYGNLLTNNENGNLSKRLLIQGEGGVGKTTLCAKIAWDWCQGRILQDLDMVLLIPLRDIKKSTSIGGFVKTYLSHSNTATKKMIDGYISTNLSRILIIFDGFDEFDETLSKTSSSEVIRILVSEQYYLCKVIITTRPWRTNEFMMDKSFAETYTLLNVEGFNKVNLSTYIRRYFRIREKDNLAESLISFMQENDVIRSNMAPFPIYCAMICLMWNDFSEERRRELQKLHTFSQIFGEMISFLKQHYASKMCVNLQNQNIVQHLEEAGKAIQEISEIALEGLFHKNLSFPEEQFRECHDAMVTCCRVGVLTIEKDVITRERRHDVNISSLVTSTISFPHKLFQEYIAGVYIEYLFDNDRAKYDEVKNKLLSRPKEFRYVLYFTSASGNELGLDIIKGLVKSYPQKELCVDVAFECHTEEAARAVGERWNEYTLFPNTPEHTVSGVVFMVRCNQVQSLNMGQMECGRTVSRDLAEGMYSSSVLRKVWLSCSQFHVEFYKILRAEASNCLIQDLDFNLSSIDDDILSQSSVGKDLAQWVCAMPGLSKLVLWCPCLPDSFFSTAATLASSCQL, from the exons ATGGCGAAG CACCATCTTGTGA CGTCAGTGGTAGGCACTGCCCCCAACGTTCAAGGATGGAAAGGAGAAGACATGCTGTTGCGATGCGACATCAAGGAGGAGCCTCAATTTGTGTACTGGGAAAAGGAGAGTTTCTTAAATCCCGAACAGAAGACTCGTAAGGCTGGATATTTCGATGGAAATTTTGAGAGCTTGGAGGAACGGTTTGATATTGACAGGAACTTCAGCCTTGCCATCAGCAGCTTGGACGTGGCAGATGAGGGTCGTTACAATTGTCAGGTGTTACTAAAAAATTCCGAAAGTTTGGAAAATTccaccatcatcactattagCT CGATGGCATCAAGACATACGATTGCGGAGTGTGCTGATAGAAGTCAGTCTCGTCAAAGCCGGTGTACATATCAATCTCCCTCCAACACCCCTTCCTTTACTCTAACGTGTGTCGTGAGTGGATTCAAACCTAACGTTTCCATGCTATGGACCGAAGAGTCGGGAAAGAGACTCATTTCAGTGGTTTCACAACAGATCACACTTTCTGATGGCACATACGAGAGGTTCGAGACAATCACTGTTTCAACCAATCACGGGACAGGGCAAACCTTCATGTGCGTTGCTGCCGGTGACTCGCTGAATGGAACGTCGACTCGAAAAATCACAGTTCTGCCTTTATCAG TTTCAGGAAAACGTGTTAATTCGAGTCTCATCATTGGTCTCACCATTGGTATGCCTGTTGTCATAGTCatcctatttctctcttttgggAAATATCTGCAAAGCAAACATCCGGACTACCTACCTCGTAAAG GATGTGGCTGGAACCCCTGCTGGCGAAGACCAAACATACCAGAGCGATTTCACGAGGAAGAAGAATTAATGCTGG AATCACCATCGCTTACAGAGGAACAGATACAGCAATGCAAGGAAGAGCTGAAGGAGTATTACCGTATGTCACGAAGCAAGGTCATGGTGGATCCACTCAACTTTATGGAATGTGTTGAATTGGATGATATCTATACGAATTTAAGTCTAATCGACCAAAGCAGCAAGCGTAAAACACCGATAACATACGGCAATCTTCTGACAAACAATGAAAATGGAAATCTTTCAAAGCGACTGCTGATTCAGGGTGAGGGAGGTGTCGGTAAAACAACGCTTTGCGCTAAGATTGCATGGGACTGGTGCCAGGGAAGGATTCTCCAAGATCTGGACATGGTGCTCCTAATACCTCTtagagatatcaaaaaatcaaCAAGCATTGGTGGTTTTGTCAAAACGTACCTCTCGCATTCAAATACGGCAACAAAGAAGATGATAGATGGCTACATTTCAACAAATCTGAGCAGGATTCTCATTATATTTGACGGTTTCGACGAGTTTGACGAAACATTGAGTAAAACGAGCAGCAGTGAGGTCATTCGCATTCTAGTATCAGAGCAATACTATTTATGCAAAGTAATTATCACAACACGCCCTTGGAGGACAAATGAGTTCATGATGGACAAGAGTTTTGCCGAAACTTACACTTTACTAAATGTCGAAGGATTTAACAAGGTGAATTTATCAACTTATATTAGGAGGTACTTTCGGATTAGAGAGAAGGACAATCTTGCAGAAAGCTTAATCAGTTTTATGCAGGAAAATGATGTCATCCGGTCGAACATGGCCCCGTTTCCTATTTACTGTGCCATGATTTGCCTCATGTGGAACGACTTCAGTGAAGAAAGACGGAGAGAACTGCAAAAATTGCACactttctcccagatttttggAGAAATGATATCTTTCCTAAAACAACACTACGCATCAAAGATGTGTGTAAATCTACAGAATCAGAACATTGTTCAACATTTAGAGGAAGCTGGAAAGGCAATTCAGGAAATAAGTGAGATAGCGTTAGAGGGTCTATTTCACAAGAATCTCTCCTTTCCTGAAGAACAATTCAGAGAGTGTCATGATGCCATGGTCACATGCTGTAGAGTGGGCGTTTTGACTATAGAAAAAGATGTCATCACAAGGGAACGTCGGCATGATGTCAACATCTCATCTTTGGTTACATCAACTATTTCTTTTCCCCACAAACTGTTTCAAGAATACATTGCAGGGGTATACATTGAGTATTTATTCGACAATGATCGTGCTAAGTACGACGAGGTGAAAAACAAACTTCTTAGTCGACCTAAGGAGTTTCGCTACGTACTCTACTTCACATCAGCTTCAGGGAATGAACTCGGCCTGGATATCATTAAGGGCCTAGTGAAGTCTTACCCTCAAAAGGAGCTCTGCGTTGACGTTGCGTTTGAGTGTCACACTGAGGAGGCAGCAAGGGCAGTGGGAGAACGATGGAATGAATACACACTATTTCCCAATACACCAGAACACACAGTATCAGGAGTGGTGTTCATGGTGCGCTGTAACCAAGTG CAATCGCTAAATATGGGCCAAATGGAATGCGGAAGAACTGTGTCACGTGACTTAGCGGAGGGCATGTACTCCAGCAGTGTACTCCGTAAGGTATGGCTATCGTGCTCACAATTTCACGTGGAATTCTACAAGATCCTCCGGGCAGAGGCTTCAAACTGTCTG
- the LOC140236254 gene encoding paraneoplastic antigen Ma1 homolog → MRDQNIHLNIHGAPRPFFLALLTDVAGPSSRRVTFAEAKRNLRMADPAPLQPPSSSNYRSALPQSSQEHQHASPYEHQPATQCLPMSIPATYRKLRPFSGSPSAKDEDPFDIWVDQAEGQLEEWTAAGIGKVEKRRRISEALRPPASTIVRDLKLYNIHASAGDYVSALDAAFGTTESGEEFLLKFHDTAQQEREKPSDFLMRVNVVLRRAIRKGGAEPERADYLRLQKFIRAVHDEMLLISLRLRDYLPNPPFFKDLLSRVRRYEEEASQKRLEEQMAAVKLPNIAMYNAHQTPQAATKLPDFCYKCGQDGHFRRNCPNPPDLAAVNQKLLKHINQLQGNEQGRRSRSNQGPGSSQAPQTFSQQLQ, encoded by the exons ATGCGGGACCAAAACATTCACTTGAACATACATGGGGCACCTAGACCGTTTTTCTTGGCGCTACTCACTGATGTGGCCGGACCTTCATCAAGACGAGTGACATTTGCTGAAGCCAAGAGGAACTTGAGGATGGCAGATCCTGCCCCATTGCAGCCTCCCTCATCTTCAAATTACAGATCCGCCTTACCACAATCGAGTCAGGAGCATCAACATGCCTCTCCGTACGAACATCAACCGGCAACTCAATGTTTACCCATGAGTATCCCTGCTACGTACAGGAAACTGCGACCCTTTTCTGGATCTCCGTCAGCCAAGGACGAAGATCCCTTCGACATCTGGGTGGATCAGGCAGAGGGTCAGCTGGAAGAGTGGACGGCTGCCGGCATTGGAAAGGTGGAGAAGAGAAGGAGGATAAGTGAGGCTCTCAGACCACCTGCTTCGACTATAGTGAGGGACCTGAAGCTCTATAACATTCACGCTTCGGCTGGAGACTATGTTTCTGCTCTAGACGCTGCTTTTGGCACCACTGAGAGTGGAGAGGAATTCCTGCTGAAATTTCATGATACCGCGCAACAGGAGCGTGAGAAACCTTCAGATTTCTTAATGAGGGTTAATGTGGTACTCCGCCGCGCCATCCGAAAGGGGGGAGCAGAACCAGAGAGAGCAGACTACCTGAGACTCCAAAAATTCATCAGGGCCGTTCACGATGAGATGCTTCTCATAAGCCTTAGGTTGAGGGACTATCTGCCAAACCCGCCTTTCTTCAAAGATCTACTCAGTCGAGTGAGGAGATATGAGGAGGAGGCCTCCCAAAAGAG ATTGGAAGAGCAGATGGCTGCGGTGAAACTGCCGAATATCGCCATGTATAACGCCCACCAAACACCCCAAGCTGCAACCAAACTCCCTGACTTCTGCTACAAGTGTGGTCAAGATGGACACTTCCGCAGAAATTGTCCCAACCCTCCCGACTTAGCAGCAGTGAACCAGAAGTTGTTGAAACATATCAATCAGCTGCAGGGAAACGAGCAAGGGCGCCGGAGTCGGAGCAATCAGGGGCCCGGATCATCTCAAGCTCCCCAGACCTTCTCCCAGCAGCTGCAGTAA